A stretch of the Tardiphaga sp. 709 genome encodes the following:
- a CDS encoding NAD(P)-dependent oxidoreductase, which translates to MTHSGAVLITGATGFIGRHLARHLAGLGYAVTSLQRSDTPVDGVSATIVVPEFEPSAIAHALSGQSFDLVFHLASYGVNPTERDAEAMFRVNVDVTRSVVQQAKFCGAKAAVISGSGGEYDLAGVTSPVTEQQPLETFKLYGASKAAASLCALAMARDLGLPLVVGRLFGVFGPGEAPHRLLPSLVNSLQNNERVRLSAGLQRRDALYVDDAVAALIELALCVKREPQVVVNISSGDAQTVRAFAEMVADTLQAPRSLLGFGDIDTRPDDVACFAGDPQRLFELTGWKPAHTLASGIRAAIDGMTIRART; encoded by the coding sequence TTGACCCATTCCGGCGCAGTTCTGATAACCGGAGCGACCGGCTTCATCGGTCGCCACTTGGCCCGGCATCTTGCGGGGCTGGGCTATGCCGTCACCTCGCTGCAGCGCTCCGATACCCCCGTCGATGGTGTGAGCGCGACTATCGTAGTGCCGGAATTCGAGCCGTCGGCCATTGCGCATGCCTTGTCCGGCCAGTCCTTCGATCTCGTGTTCCATCTGGCTAGCTATGGCGTCAACCCTACCGAGCGCGACGCAGAGGCCATGTTTCGGGTCAATGTCGATGTGACGCGGAGTGTGGTGCAGCAGGCCAAATTCTGCGGGGCGAAGGCTGCGGTCATCAGCGGCAGCGGGGGCGAATACGACCTCGCGGGCGTCACCAGTCCGGTGACGGAGCAGCAGCCTCTCGAAACATTCAAGCTGTACGGGGCTTCCAAGGCCGCCGCGAGCCTCTGCGCGCTGGCCATGGCGCGAGATCTCGGTTTGCCCCTTGTCGTGGGGCGGCTGTTTGGCGTATTTGGCCCCGGAGAAGCGCCGCACCGGCTGCTGCCCAGTCTGGTGAATAGTCTACAGAACAATGAGCGCGTGCGGCTGTCGGCGGGCTTGCAGCGCCGGGATGCGCTATATGTCGACGATGCAGTTGCGGCCCTGATCGAACTGGCGCTGTGCGTCAAACGAGAGCCGCAGGTCGTCGTCAATATCAGTTCGGGGGATGCGCAGACGGTGCGCGCGTTTGCCGAAATGGTCGCGGACACATTGCAGGCGCCGCGATCCCTGCTTGGTTTCGGCGATATCGACACCAGGCCGGACGACGTTGCCTGTTTTGCAGGCGACCCGCAGCGCCTTTTTGAGCTTACGGGCTGGAAGCCCGCTCACACATTAGCGAGCGGGATACGTGCGGCAATCGACGGTATGACAATTCGAGCGAGAACATGA
- a CDS encoding glycosyltransferase family 2 protein, translating to MNGTAEQIKRRLISISVPVLNEEGNIDQLILRLQGVARDNPAYDFEFVVTDNASTDETFAKLAEHAVAEARLRVFKFSRNFGFQRSILFNLLNTRGDAAVQVDADLQDPPELITQFLEKWERGFKVVYGIRRKRKENLALLWARKIHYRLLRMLSEVEVPVDAGDFRLIDRSVIEHLRSFEDRSPYLRGIIASIGYAQAGIVYDRAERTVGKSKFNFFKLLTLSIDGVCSQSTKPLQYITMFGFAVCGISILLMVAYLIDYIFTSGTDPRGFTTLVLLTLASIGLNAAFVGLLGEYIGRIFSTVRGGPVAIVSDRIDSFAIEHEENMEIRSK from the coding sequence ATGAACGGTACTGCTGAGCAAATAAAACGGCGGCTGATTTCTATCTCGGTACCCGTTCTCAACGAAGAGGGAAATATCGACCAGTTGATCCTGCGTCTGCAGGGCGTTGCCCGCGATAATCCCGCATATGATTTCGAGTTCGTCGTCACCGACAATGCCAGCACCGATGAAACATTTGCGAAGCTCGCCGAACATGCGGTAGCAGAAGCTCGGCTTCGCGTGTTCAAGTTCTCGCGTAATTTCGGCTTCCAGCGCTCGATCCTGTTCAATTTGCTGAATACCCGAGGCGATGCCGCCGTTCAGGTCGATGCCGACCTGCAGGATCCGCCCGAACTGATCACGCAGTTTCTCGAGAAGTGGGAGCGCGGTTTCAAGGTCGTTTATGGCATCCGCCGTAAGCGCAAGGAAAATCTCGCGTTGCTGTGGGCGCGTAAGATACACTACCGGCTGCTGCGAATGCTGAGCGAAGTCGAAGTCCCTGTCGATGCGGGCGATTTCCGCCTGATCGATCGTTCGGTCATCGAGCACCTACGCAGCTTCGAGGATCGGTCGCCATATCTTCGCGGAATCATCGCGTCGATCGGCTATGCGCAGGCCGGCATCGTCTATGACCGTGCAGAGCGAACCGTCGGCAAGAGCAAGTTCAATTTCTTCAAGCTGCTGACGCTATCGATCGACGGCGTGTGCAGCCAGTCGACGAAGCCGCTGCAATACATCACGATGTTCGGCTTCGCGGTCTGCGGCATTTCAATCCTGCTGATGGTCGCGTATCTGATTGACTATATCTTCACCAGCGGAACCGATCCGCGCGGCTTTACGACGCTAGTTCTCCTGACCTTGGCTTCCATCGGGCTGAACGCAGCCTTCGTCGGGTTGCTCGGTGAATATATCGGCCGAATATTCAGCACCGTACGCGGCGGTCCCGTTGCAATTGTCTCCGACCGCATCGATTCCTTTGCTATCGAGCATGAAGAGAACATGGAGATTCGATCCAAATGA
- a CDS encoding GtrA family protein, whose translation MRFSVSGLFNGMVYAAGFLAALRFLNLPSSAASCVGYLAGLAAGFLMHRNFTFLVGGSWKRQMVKYGVAQAGVMSVVSGVSYIAANVMQWPTYAVIASGIVVAPVLTFTLLNYWVFPPRTDAAF comes from the coding sequence GTGCGGTTTTCAGTTTCCGGTCTGTTCAACGGCATGGTCTATGCTGCCGGATTTCTCGCAGCACTACGGTTTCTAAATTTGCCGAGTTCTGCTGCGTCGTGCGTCGGCTACCTCGCGGGCCTTGCGGCGGGCTTTCTAATGCACAGGAATTTCACGTTTCTGGTTGGCGGTTCCTGGAAACGCCAGATGGTCAAATACGGCGTCGCCCAGGCCGGGGTGATGTCGGTTGTATCCGGGGTCTCCTACATTGCCGCCAATGTCATGCAATGGCCGACCTATGCGGTCATCGCCTCGGGGATCGTCGTGGCGCCGGTCCTGACGTTCACGCTGTTGAATTACTGGGTCTTTCCACCTAGAACCGACGCGGCTTTCTAA
- a CDS encoding class I SAM-dependent methyltransferase: MSAPEFDPYSNDYKSLVNESLAFSGLDVDYFTRVKAEYLKDILLKTFGKTEVDVLDLGCGIGNYHALLRPSLRSLAGIDVSSESIKIATTRNADVNYKAFDGSDIPFAENSFDVVFAVCVFHHIPVAARAALIEDARRVLRDGGIFVIFEHNPINPLTMRVVNRCVFDKDAILLKSAEAEGLLANGGFKDVRSRFILTIPSFNKVTRMLDQSFGRLPLGAQYFSMGHV, encoded by the coding sequence ATGAGCGCCCCAGAATTTGATCCCTATAGCAACGACTACAAGTCCCTCGTCAACGAATCGTTGGCGTTTTCGGGGCTGGACGTCGATTACTTTACGCGGGTTAAGGCAGAGTATCTGAAGGACATTCTGCTCAAGACCTTCGGCAAGACAGAGGTCGACGTGCTAGACCTCGGCTGCGGGATCGGAAATTATCACGCACTGCTCCGGCCTTCGCTCCGGTCGCTTGCGGGCATCGACGTCTCGAGCGAAAGCATCAAGATCGCCACGACCAGAAATGCCGATGTGAACTACAAGGCGTTCGATGGCTCGGATATTCCGTTCGCGGAGAACTCGTTCGACGTCGTGTTCGCCGTCTGCGTGTTTCATCATATTCCCGTCGCGGCGCGGGCGGCGCTGATCGAAGACGCCAGGCGCGTGCTGCGCGATGGCGGCATCTTCGTCATCTTCGAGCACAATCCCATTAACCCGCTGACGATGCGCGTGGTCAATCGTTGCGTGTTTGACAAGGACGCTATTCTTCTGAAGAGCGCTGAAGCCGAAGGGTTGCTCGCGAATGGCGGCTTCAAGGATGTCCGGTCGCGCTTCATTCTGACCATCCCGTCATTCAACAAGGTAACGCGCATGCTGGATCAGTCGTTCGGAAGGCTCCCGCTGGGTGCTCAATATTTCTCGATGGGCCACGTTTGA
- a CDS encoding glycosyltransferase has product MFGRVPPIFQNLARRRYGAALISAGIPLGLVQRLNKASGRGTTAERGVRLARFLTVKALVRAGLMKQPVPVNPRVKSAGALQAAVPYVGGRTQIRTVHQFHSGSAVGDAVTNSLFLVQRLLRGLGYESEIFVEHRDPRLSDVLFLADDLPNHDDYVLIVHHSMGHGILDFILSLDARKILMYHNVTPPEFLGDAPWMIPYSELGRRQLVDMRPHMLAALADSEFNMLELQRCGYESPAVSSLLFDLDTLRPRDAGQPPAKPNVTNADPFTVLFVGRVTKSKGQADLVDAFAEFARRYARPSRLVIVGRFDSIEDAYPAEIRRRAAQHHLDEHVILTGAVSDEELHRWFNTAHAYVSLSYHEGFGVPLIEAMAHSLPVIAWPCSAIAYTIADAAISLTERSANAVADALMQLATDQDFRDRVVARQLAFISRYELNRHVPALLRALAAAGARLPLDPDTRRGIFRNLHTTFVGHVQGAYSLAAVNRSMATTMEAERPGHQRVIPWENGPVPDFGDESAAQANIIASLVSRDEPPTEPQIVISQHYPIYVPDVPGHKFAMLFWEESLLPPAIVEALNEDFEAILAPTTFVTKSLIDSGVWRPILDVGYAPDLSGYRKIGLERSATLAERPFTFLHVSSCFPRKGADVLIAAYAKAFRREDTVRLIIKTFPNPHSDIAEQVARLRREDPEIADITVIEQDFDDDQMLALFRDADAMVLPTRGEGFNLPAAEAMAAGMPLIVTGYGGHADFTSSDYCRFVAFHFARSASHVADNSSLWVEPDLDDLTAAFREIHRERLDSNSASRQKARRAAADIERSLAQAPWVERLVNGAVDVISTRAKILRVGWISTWDVKCGVAEYSRFLLDRMIEKTAPDAIKLTILSDDRTRVKDGATRPQIVPAWTMLEESGVMDRLARSVSVSDPEVLVIQHQPGLISWQDLAKLLRDTRLATRVTVVVLHSVPTLAKLPEDERNSIIAALRRSTRVLVHQIADLNRLKDWGLIANVTYFPHGAPQRFNASEARQLIGSSAPVIGSYGFFLPGKGLSKLIHALVSLRQKWPNIRLRLVNAEYESATSTDEIARCKALAKTLGVFELIEWKTDFQTDNNSLAQLAECDLLILPYDESPESASGAVRIALASGTPVAVTPAAIFDELGTAVVRFDGFEQDAIDRGIAQLLGDHDARKKCKPMRPHG; this is encoded by the coding sequence TTGTTCGGACGCGTCCCACCCATCTTTCAGAACCTTGCCCGACGACGCTACGGCGCGGCGCTGATCAGCGCCGGCATTCCGCTCGGCCTTGTCCAGCGACTTAACAAGGCATCAGGACGCGGCACTACAGCAGAGCGCGGCGTGCGTCTTGCACGTTTCCTGACGGTCAAGGCGCTGGTTCGCGCCGGGCTGATGAAGCAGCCGGTGCCGGTCAATCCGCGGGTCAAATCCGCGGGCGCATTGCAGGCAGCCGTCCCGTATGTCGGCGGGCGCACGCAGATCCGCACGGTGCATCAGTTTCATTCCGGATCCGCCGTAGGCGACGCGGTGACGAACTCGCTTTTTCTGGTTCAGCGTCTTCTGCGCGGTCTCGGCTATGAGAGCGAAATCTTCGTCGAGCACCGCGACCCGAGATTGTCCGACGTGCTTTTTCTGGCGGACGACCTGCCCAATCACGACGACTACGTTCTGATTGTCCATCACTCGATGGGTCATGGCATTCTCGACTTCATCCTGTCGCTCGATGCCCGCAAGATCCTGATGTATCACAACGTGACGCCGCCTGAGTTTCTCGGCGATGCGCCATGGATGATCCCCTATTCCGAACTAGGCCGACGGCAACTGGTCGATATGCGTCCACATATGCTGGCTGCGCTTGCGGACAGCGAGTTCAACATGCTGGAGCTACAGCGTTGCGGCTACGAGAGCCCCGCGGTCAGTTCGCTTCTGTTCGATCTCGACACGTTGCGGCCGCGTGACGCCGGGCAGCCTCCTGCCAAACCGAACGTGACGAACGCCGATCCGTTTACGGTGCTGTTCGTCGGGCGGGTGACGAAGTCAAAGGGACAGGCCGATCTCGTCGACGCCTTCGCGGAATTCGCACGACGATATGCTCGGCCATCGCGCCTTGTCATCGTCGGACGCTTCGACTCGATAGAGGACGCCTACCCCGCCGAAATTCGCCGCCGCGCCGCGCAACATCATCTGGATGAGCACGTTATCCTGACAGGCGCCGTCTCCGATGAGGAACTGCATCGCTGGTTCAATACGGCGCACGCCTATGTATCCCTGAGCTACCACGAGGGCTTCGGCGTTCCGCTGATCGAGGCCATGGCGCACAGCCTGCCGGTCATTGCATGGCCCTGTTCCGCGATCGCCTATACGATCGCGGATGCAGCCATCTCTTTGACCGAACGTTCTGCCAATGCGGTGGCGGACGCTTTGATGCAACTCGCAACAGATCAGGACTTTCGGGACCGGGTCGTCGCACGCCAGCTCGCCTTCATCAGTCGATATGAGCTCAACCGTCATGTCCCGGCGCTGCTGCGCGCACTGGCAGCGGCCGGCGCGAGACTACCGCTCGACCCCGATACGAGGCGTGGGATATTCCGCAATCTGCACACAACATTCGTCGGCCATGTACAAGGCGCCTACAGCCTCGCCGCCGTGAATCGGTCCATGGCGACGACGATGGAAGCTGAACGTCCGGGCCACCAGCGCGTCATACCCTGGGAGAACGGCCCCGTCCCGGACTTCGGCGATGAATCGGCGGCGCAGGCCAACATCATCGCATCGCTGGTGTCACGCGACGAGCCACCGACAGAACCGCAGATCGTCATCAGCCAGCATTATCCCATCTACGTGCCGGACGTGCCCGGGCACAAGTTTGCGATGCTGTTCTGGGAAGAGTCCCTGCTACCGCCGGCCATCGTGGAGGCGCTCAATGAGGACTTCGAGGCCATCCTGGCTCCAACCACATTCGTCACGAAGTCGCTGATCGACTCCGGCGTCTGGCGTCCGATCCTCGATGTCGGCTATGCGCCCGACCTGAGCGGCTATCGCAAGATCGGCCTCGAGCGATCCGCAACGCTTGCCGAACGGCCGTTCACCTTCTTGCACGTGTCGTCCTGCTTTCCCCGAAAGGGCGCAGATGTCCTCATCGCCGCCTATGCGAAAGCTTTTCGCCGGGAAGACACGGTGCGGCTGATCATCAAGACCTTCCCCAATCCTCATAGCGACATCGCCGAACAGGTCGCCAGACTGAGGCGTGAAGATCCGGAGATCGCGGATATCACCGTGATCGAACAGGACTTCGACGACGATCAGATGCTCGCGCTGTTTCGCGACGCCGACGCCATGGTGCTGCCGACCCGCGGCGAAGGCTTCAACCTTCCGGCCGCGGAAGCCATGGCGGCAGGCATGCCGTTGATCGTCACCGGCTATGGCGGCCACGCGGACTTCACGTCATCGGACTATTGCCGCTTCGTGGCATTCCATTTCGCACGCTCGGCAAGCCACGTCGCCGACAATTCATCCTTGTGGGTCGAGCCGGACCTCGACGACCTCACAGCCGCCTTCCGCGAAATTCACCGGGAGCGTCTCGACAGCAACAGCGCGTCAAGGCAGAAGGCCCGGCGCGCGGCCGCCGATATCGAACGCTCGCTGGCGCAGGCACCCTGGGTCGAACGTCTGGTGAACGGCGCCGTGGACGTCATCTCCACACGCGCCAAAATACTGCGCGTCGGCTGGATATCGACCTGGGACGTAAAATGCGGCGTGGCCGAGTATTCGCGCTTCCTGCTCGACAGAATGATTGAGAAGACCGCTCCGGACGCGATCAAGCTCACGATCCTGAGCGACGACCGGACACGGGTCAAAGACGGCGCCACCAGACCGCAGATCGTTCCCGCATGGACCATGCTCGAAGAGAGCGGCGTCATGGATCGTCTGGCGCGCAGCGTGTCAGTCAGTGATCCTGAGGTTCTTGTCATTCAGCACCAGCCCGGCCTGATATCATGGCAGGACCTCGCAAAGCTGCTCCGGGACACACGCCTCGCCACGCGGGTTACGGTCGTCGTGCTGCACTCCGTCCCGACCCTCGCAAAGCTCCCTGAAGACGAACGAAACTCGATCATCGCGGCGCTTCGCCGTTCGACGCGCGTTCTCGTTCACCAAATCGCCGACCTCAATCGCCTCAAGGATTGGGGCCTGATCGCCAACGTCACATACTTCCCGCATGGCGCACCGCAGCGTTTCAATGCTTCCGAAGCTCGCCAACTGATCGGAAGCAGCGCACCGGTCATCGGCTCTTATGGCTTCTTCCTGCCCGGCAAGGGGCTGTCGAAGCTCATACACGCTTTGGTCAGCCTCAGGCAGAAATGGCCGAACATTCGGCTGCGGCTCGTCAACGCCGAGTATGAATCGGCGACATCCACAGACGAAATCGCGCGCTGCAAGGCGCTGGCAAAAACGCTTGGCGTGTTTGAACTGATCGAGTGGAAGACGGATTTCCAGACCGACAACAACAGCCTTGCCCAGCTCGCAGAATGCGACCTGTTGATCCTCCCCTATGATGAGAGCCCGGAATCCGCCAGCGGCGCCGTTCGCATTGCGCTGGCCAGCGGCACTCCGGTCGCTGTCACGCCCGCGGCCATCTTCGACGAGTTGGGGACCGCAGTCGTGAGGTTCGATGGATTTGAGCAGGACGCCATCGACCGCGGCATCGCGCAATTGCTGGGCGATCACGACGCGAGGAAAAAATGCAAACCAATGCGGCCACATGGCTAG
- the rfbF gene encoding glucose-1-phosphate cytidylyltransferase: MKAIILAGGLGTRLSEETDLRPKPLVEIGGRPILWHIMKMYDAAGIRDFIICGGYKASMIKRYFANYRLEENDIEVDTLTGSIRYLSTSVQEHWKVTVIDTGLETMTGGRLQKVRHLVKDEAFCVTYGDGVSDIDIAALIDAHKKHGKLATITAVPSPGRFGILDINAGGGVDEFLEKPHAEMGWINGGFFVLQPEALNYIEDETTIWERKPLEKLAKDGQLVAYRHSGFWKPMDTLRDKRELEQLWSENPPWKKWS; encoded by the coding sequence ATGAAGGCCATTATTCTCGCCGGCGGATTGGGCACCAGACTCTCGGAGGAGACCGATCTCCGGCCAAAGCCGTTGGTCGAGATCGGCGGCCGCCCCATTCTGTGGCACATCATGAAAATGTATGATGCCGCCGGTATCCGGGATTTCATCATCTGCGGCGGATACAAGGCCTCGATGATCAAGCGCTACTTCGCGAACTATCGCCTCGAAGAAAACGACATCGAAGTCGACACGTTGACGGGAAGCATTCGATACCTGTCGACGTCGGTGCAAGAACACTGGAAGGTTACCGTCATCGATACCGGTCTTGAAACAATGACCGGTGGGCGCCTTCAGAAAGTTCGTCATCTAGTGAAAGATGAAGCCTTCTGCGTGACCTATGGCGACGGCGTTTCGGACATCGACATCGCAGCGCTGATCGACGCGCACAAGAAGCACGGCAAGCTGGCTACGATCACTGCCGTACCGAGCCCGGGTCGCTTCGGCATTCTCGACATCAATGCAGGTGGCGGCGTTGATGAATTTCTGGAGAAGCCGCATGCGGAGATGGGCTGGATCAACGGAGGCTTCTTCGTTCTGCAGCCGGAAGCGCTCAATTATATCGAGGATGAGACCACGATCTGGGAGCGCAAGCCGCTCGAGAAGCTGGCCAAGGACGGACAACTGGTCGCGTACCGACATTCCGGGTTCTGGAAACCCATGGATACGCTGCGCGACAAGCGGGAACTCGAGCAGCTTTGGTCCGAGAATCCTCCGTGGAAGAAATGGTCGTAG
- a CDS encoding GDP-mannose 4,6-dehydratase, translating to MSKTALVTGASGQDGSYLIELLLERGYHVHAQSRDPAGAVETRPAVTWHAGDIADSEFLKRLIGDTSPDEIYNLAAITRPGLSWQYPEQTAVLNALVPQRICDLLAQAGSSCRLFQASTSEMFDGEHGQAQSETTPFNPQSPYGISKTFAHRTVGAFRKQRGLHASCGILFNHESPRRGLSFVSQKIAHAAAAISLGMRETRELDERERPIVAEGKLHLGNIHVRRDFGFAGDVVVAMHLIVTSNQPDDYIIGTGESRSIAQFCEQAFRHVGLNWEDHVVVDQALERNVDTPFTQADASKLTARLGWKPKVSFDALVDMMVNERIRILQGG from the coding sequence TTGAGCAAGACAGCTTTGGTGACCGGTGCGTCCGGACAGGACGGTAGCTATCTGATCGAGCTGTTGCTTGAGCGTGGCTATCACGTGCACGCGCAGTCGCGCGATCCGGCCGGGGCTGTCGAAACCAGACCGGCGGTCACCTGGCACGCTGGCGACATCGCTGACAGCGAATTTCTGAAGCGATTGATCGGCGACACTTCGCCCGATGAGATCTACAATCTTGCAGCGATCACGCGCCCCGGATTGTCGTGGCAGTACCCGGAGCAGACGGCAGTTCTGAATGCTCTGGTGCCGCAGCGCATTTGCGACCTGCTGGCTCAGGCAGGTTCTTCATGCCGGCTGTTTCAAGCCTCGACGTCTGAAATGTTCGATGGCGAACATGGGCAGGCCCAGAGCGAAACCACGCCGTTCAATCCGCAGTCGCCCTATGGAATATCGAAGACATTCGCGCATCGGACCGTCGGCGCATTTCGCAAACAGCGAGGTTTGCACGCGTCATGCGGCATTTTGTTCAATCACGAAAGCCCGCGTCGCGGGCTCAGTTTCGTGTCGCAGAAAATCGCCCATGCGGCGGCGGCTATCTCGTTGGGAATGCGGGAGACTCGTGAGCTAGATGAACGCGAGCGGCCGATCGTTGCCGAAGGCAAGCTGCATCTCGGCAATATCCATGTTCGCCGGGATTTCGGTTTCGCTGGCGATGTCGTGGTGGCGATGCATCTGATCGTTACCAGCAACCAGCCGGACGACTACATCATCGGCACTGGCGAGAGTCGCTCGATCGCGCAATTCTGCGAGCAGGCGTTTCGCCATGTCGGCCTTAACTGGGAGGACCACGTGGTCGTCGATCAGGCGCTGGAGCGCAACGTCGACACACCCTTTACCCAGGCGGACGCGTCAAAGCTGACTGCGCGGCTTGGTTGGAAACCGAAAGTCAGTTTCGATGCGCTGGTCGACATGATGGTGAATGAGCGAATCCGCATCCTGCAGGGCGGCTAG
- a CDS encoding class I SAM-dependent methyltransferase yields MADLRDVLAIPQIYQGFQRAGGFFGARLTAMQRYLPIAEDTRIVDVGCGPGYLRDFLPRSSQYFGFDTDERYIARARKTQQPQDRYRCQIFDEAAAAEVTPVDIIMMNGLLHHLTDDEARNLLAASVSALSPGGRIFTLDGCYIPGQTLFRKTLLDWDRGQYVRTAERYKALFPGAAVSLSAYVDEDLSRISYTFLSIVATKHGTS; encoded by the coding sequence GTGGCTGATCTGCGTGACGTTCTTGCGATTCCTCAAATCTATCAAGGCTTTCAGAGGGCCGGTGGCTTCTTTGGCGCGCGCCTGACCGCGATGCAGAGGTATCTGCCCATCGCGGAGGATACCCGGATCGTCGACGTGGGTTGCGGTCCCGGCTACTTGCGGGATTTTCTGCCGAGATCCTCTCAGTATTTCGGCTTCGACACCGACGAGCGCTACATCGCGCGCGCGCGAAAAACGCAGCAGCCGCAGGATCGCTATCGTTGCCAGATCTTCGACGAGGCTGCAGCGGCCGAAGTTACTCCTGTCGATATCATCATGATGAACGGGTTGTTGCACCACCTGACCGACGACGAAGCACGCAATCTTCTGGCGGCGTCCGTTTCCGCGCTGAGCCCGGGCGGCCGAATTTTCACGCTGGACGGATGCTATATTCCCGGACAGACGCTGTTCCGGAAGACGCTGCTAGACTGGGATCGCGGCCAGTATGTCCGCACTGCTGAGCGCTACAAGGCGCTCTTCCCGGGCGCCGCCGTGTCACTATCAGCGTATGTCGATGAAGACCTGTCGCGGATCAGCTACACATTTCTGAGTATCGTTGCGACTAAACACGGAACGAGTTGA